Part of the Ornithinimicrobium flavum genome, GCCATGAAGGAGTCCCTGGGCGGTGAGGAGCCGGTCAACGCCGGCTACATCATCGGCTGGGCGATGAGCTACCCGATGCACGCCCTGCTGGAGAAGGCCGCGGGCGAGGGCGACCTCACCCGTGCCGGGCTGCGTGCGGCCGTCGACGGCCTCGAGGTCGACTTCGCGGGGATGGCCGAGACCATCACCTACGGAGGCGACGGAGCGGACGTGGCGGTGAGCGGACTCATCGTGGGCACGCCGTCGGCGGAGGCCCCGCTCGGCATCGAGACCACCGACGACTTCTACCAGGGCTCGACCTTCGAGGGTCTGGACTACACCCAGGCCTGCTCCGCCAGCAGCTGATCCCCCTCCCGGTGTCCTGGACCGGCTCGTCTAGTAGACGTGCCGGTCCAGGACGCGGGCGTACTGCGGGACCCACGGCAGGTCGTGCCCCAGCTGGTGGGCCGCGCGGTGCCACCACCGTGGGTCGGCCAGGAGCGCCCGGGCCATCATCACCACGTCCGCCTGGCCGGTCGCCAGCACCAGCTCCGCCTGGCGGGGCTGGGTGATCATCCCCACCGTGCTCACCGGCACGTCGACCTCCTCACGCACCCGCGCCGCGAAGCGCGTCTGGTAGCCGGGGCCCACGGGGATCTGCGGGTCGGGAAGGTTGCCCCCGCTGGAGACGTCCACGAGGTCGGCCCCGCGCTCGGCCAGCCAGCGGGCCACCTGCACGGTCCGCTCGACATCGCCGGCGACCCCGCCCGGCGTGTGCGGCGACCAGTCCGTGGCCGACACCCGCACCAGAACCGGCATGCTGTCGGGCACCACCTGCCGCACCGCCTCCACGGACTCGAGGAGCAGGCGCGCCCGGGCCTGGTCGGACCCCCCGTAGCCGTCCTGCCGCTCGTTCACCAGCGGGCTCAGGAACTGCGCCAGGAGGTAGCCGTGGGCCGCGTGGAGCTCCACCGCGTCGAAGCCGGCGACGACCGCCCGGCGCGCAGCCGCCGCGAACGCCCCGGGCACGGCGGCGACCTCCTCGGTGGTCATGGCGCGCGGCGAGGCGTACGCCCCGAAGGGTGCCTCCCCGGCCCCCACGGTCGCCCATCCCCCGTCGTCCTCGCCCACCGACCCGCTCTCAGGGTGAAAGGGTGCGTAGGTCGACCCCTTGCGCCCGGCGTGCGCCAGCTGGATCCCGATGCGGGACCCGGTGGCGTGCACCAAGGAGACGATCCGCTCCCACGGCCCGATCTGGTGCTCCCCCCACAGTCCGGCGTCCCACGGGGAGATCCGTCCCTCGGCGGTGACCGCGCTGGCCTCCGTGAGGATCATGGGCGCCCCGCCGGCCGCGAACGCCTGCAGGTGCGCCAGGTGCCAGTCACCCACGACACCAGGGCTCTCGAGTGAGCAGGAGTACTGGCACATCGGCGAGACCCAGGCACGACCGGGGACGGTGAGCCCGCGCAGCGTGAGGGGCTCGAAGAGGAGGGAGGAGGCCATGGCTGGCATCGTGCCACGCCGGCTCGTGGACGCCCCCCGCGGGGTCGTTTCCGGGCATGCGAAAGGCCCGCTCGGATTGCTCCGAGCGGGCCTTTCAAGAAGAAGTCCGGCGGTGTCCTACTCTCCCACACCGTTCCCGGTGCAGTACCATCGGCGCTGTCAGGCTTAGCTTCCGGGTTCGGAATGTGACCGGGCGTTTCCCTGACGCTATGACCGCCGTAACACTATCAACCTCTATCAACCGACCAGGGGTTGGTTGTGGGTCGGGAACCGTACAGTGGACGCGTGTTTATCTGGGGGGCCACGGGGGGCGAAGCCCACCGTGGGTTTGTTAAGTTGTCGGCTTATTAGTACCGGTCAGCTCCGCACATTACTGTGCTTCCACATCCGGCCTATCAACCCAGTAGTCTAGCTGGGAGCCTCTCACACCCGAGGGTGCATGGAAACCTCATCTTGAAGTGTGCTTCCCGCTTAGATGCTTTCAGCGGTTATCACGTCCGAACGTAGCTAATCAGCGGTGCCCTTGGCAGGACAACTGACACACCAGAGGTTCGTCCATCCCGGTCCTCTCGTACTAGGGACAGCTCTTCTCAAGTTTCCTCCGCGCGCAGCGGATAGGGACCGAA contains:
- a CDS encoding NADH:flavin oxidoreductase/NADH oxidase; the encoded protein is MASSLLFEPLTLRGLTVPGRAWVSPMCQYSCSLESPGVVGDWHLAHLQAFAAGGAPMILTEASAVTAEGRISPWDAGLWGEHQIGPWERIVSLVHATGSRIGIQLAHAGRKGSTYAPFHPESGSVGEDDGGWATVGAGEAPFGAYASPRAMTTEEVAAVPGAFAAAARRAVVAGFDAVELHAAHGYLLAQFLSPLVNERQDGYGGSDQARARLLLESVEAVRQVVPDSMPVLVRVSATDWSPHTPGGVAGDVERTVQVARWLAERGADLVDVSSGGNLPDPQIPVGPGYQTRFAARVREEVDVPVSTVGMITQPRQAELVLATGQADVVMMARALLADPRWWHRAAHQLGHDLPWVPQYARVLDRHVY